In Altererythrobacter rubellus, the following are encoded in one genomic region:
- a CDS encoding LytR/AlgR family response regulator transcription factor, which produces MTIRTMLVDDEKLAIQGLRLRLEPFADIEVIATCANGREAIRRIKTEKPDLVFLDIQMPGFDGFGVVKGVMEIEPPLFVFVTAYEEHAIRAFEANAVNYLMKPVDPDKLADTVERVRQRLAEKKSAEEADKLKNVLAQVAPDQAQAMDEGETETSDRFEKLINVKDQGRIFRVEVDTIERIEAAGDYMVIYTAENSRILRETMKDLERRLDPRTFQRVHRSWIVNLDQVRQVKPHTNGECFLVLESGAEVKVSRSYRDVVARFVH; this is translated from the coding sequence ATGACTATTCGCACAATGCTTGTCGATGATGAGAAGCTTGCCATTCAAGGCCTCCGGCTGAGGCTGGAACCATTCGCGGACATCGAAGTGATCGCAACTTGCGCCAACGGGCGTGAGGCGATTCGCAGGATCAAGACCGAGAAGCCCGATCTTGTGTTTCTGGACATACAAATGCCCGGCTTTGACGGCTTCGGCGTGGTCAAGGGTGTGATGGAGATCGAGCCGCCATTGTTCGTGTTTGTCACAGCCTATGAAGAGCATGCTATTCGTGCATTCGAAGCCAATGCCGTCAACTATCTGATGAAGCCGGTCGATCCCGACAAGCTTGCGGACACGGTTGAGCGCGTGCGCCAGCGTTTAGCCGAGAAAAAATCTGCCGAGGAAGCTGACAAGCTCAAGAATGTCCTCGCACAGGTGGCTCCGGATCAGGCGCAAGCCATGGACGAAGGCGAGACTGAAACAAGCGACCGCTTCGAGAAGCTGATCAATGTGAAAGATCAGGGCCGCATTTTCCGCGTTGAAGTCGATACAATCGAGCGGATCGAGGCGGCTGGCGACTATATGGTGATCTATACCGCAGAGAATTCTCGGATCCTGCGCGAGACGATGAAGGATCTTGAGCGCCGGCTGGATCCCCGCACCTTCCAGCGCGTGCACCGCAGCTGGATCGTCAATCTCGATCAAGTGCGCCAGGTGAAGCCGCACACGAACGGTGAATGCTTCCTGGTGCTGGAATCCGGCGCCGAGGTGAAAGTCTCGCGTTCCTATCGCGACGTCGTGGCGCGTTTCGTTCACTGA
- the nadC gene encoding carboxylating nicotinate-nucleotide diphosphorylase, whose translation MAFELEGFDLDAFVRETLAEDLGEGLPDGGRDVTSESVIPADARFSGVMDSRDAIIVAGLPIAEAFFLALDPGMEIELLVQDGDAVEPGTDLMRLSGNARAMLTAERSALNTVQHLSGIATMVHEYVVTMDNPDCTLLDTRKTIPGLRYLEKYAVRMGGGSNHRMGLWDAAMIKDNHVLVAGKVGEAVRRAVAAGVKEIICEVDRIDQIEPALEAGATRLLLDNMEPSTLREAVALVAGRVPTEASGGINLDTIKAKAATGVNYVSVGRLTQSAPAADIGLDFTPL comes from the coding sequence ATGGCGTTTGAACTCGAGGGTTTTGATCTCGACGCATTCGTGCGCGAGACTTTGGCCGAAGACCTTGGCGAGGGCCTTCCTGACGGCGGGCGCGACGTCACTTCGGAAAGCGTGATCCCGGCAGACGCGCGCTTTTCCGGCGTGATGGATAGCCGCGATGCAATCATCGTTGCAGGCCTGCCGATTGCCGAGGCATTTTTCCTGGCACTGGATCCCGGGATGGAGATCGAGCTGTTGGTGCAGGATGGTGATGCGGTTGAACCCGGCACCGATCTGATGCGCCTTTCCGGTAATGCGCGTGCCATGCTGACTGCAGAGCGCAGCGCACTCAACACTGTGCAGCATTTGTCCGGCATCGCCACTATGGTGCACGAATATGTGGTCACAATGGACAACCCCGATTGCACTTTGCTGGATACCCGCAAGACAATCCCCGGCCTGCGTTACCTTGAGAAATACGCGGTGCGCATGGGTGGTGGCAGCAACCACCGCATGGGGCTGTGGGATGCAGCCATGATCAAGGACAACCATGTGCTGGTCGCTGGCAAGGTCGGCGAAGCGGTGCGCCGCGCAGTCGCAGCTGGCGTGAAAGAGATCATCTGCGAAGTTGATCGGATCGACCAGATCGAGCCCGCTTTGGAAGCTGGCGCCACCCGCCTTCTGCTCGACAATATGGAGCCATCTACACTACGCGAAGCAGTAGCGCTGGTTGCTGGCCGCGTTCCAACCGAGGCAAGCGGCGGGATCAATCTTGATACAATCAAGGCCAAGGCGGCAACGGGCGTGAACTATGTTTCTGTCGGCCGCCTAACCCAAAGTGCGCCTGCCGCCGATATCGGGCTCGATTTCACGCCGTTATGA